Below is a window of Mycolicibacterium rhodesiae NBB3 DNA.
GGAATGCTTCCGGGCAGCCGTTCGGAGAAGACCGGCGTGCTGCGCAGCGGGGCCCGGATGTTCGCCGCCCAGACCGCGGCGACCACGCTGAAACTGCATGTGACCCTGCGCAAAGCCTACGGTTTCGGATCGATGGTGATGTCGCTGCTCGGCTTCGACAACCAGAGCGCCACGTTCGCCTACCCGGGCGCGACGATGGGCGCGATGAGCGCCGCCGCGTTGAGCAAGGCCTCGCACGCCGCCGAGGACATGGAGGCCAAGCTGCGCAAGGCGGAGGTCGAGGCGTCGTTCCGGTCGGCGGGTCACCTCGGATTCGACGACCTCATCCACCCCGAGGAGACCCGCAATGCGTTGTTGGCCGCGTTGCAACGCGGGATCTACAGCAGGCAGGCGGCAGCGGAACCGGTGAGCCGCACGGTCATCACGCCCTAGTCATCTTTCCGCGAGCGTGCGTGTCTGAGCCCGAAACGCCGACAAAATCTGCGATTTCACGCACACTCGCGTCTTGTCAGGAGATCCGGGAGCCTGTGGCGACTCCTACGACGGAGCAGACCTGCGATGACGAGCGTGCGTAGAGTCCTATTCCGGCCCGGCGTGTCGGCATCAAACACGCACGTTCGCCGGTATGCGCTCGAGCCAGGGCGCTAGCTGTCTGATGCGCGATATTCGGCGACGATCGGTTCGAGTTCATCGGGCGTCGCACCGTGCATGATCACCGCGTCGGCGCCGTAATCGAACTCTTTTCGTATGCGATCCACGCACTGCCTGGACGATCCCGTTGCCGAGGGTTCCAGCCACTCGTCGGGGATGAGCGTGGCGATGTGTTCGATCTGCTCGGCGGTCGCCTTGTGGTCGATGCCCCCAGCGACGGACTGCACCACCGCGTCGTCCCTGAAGCGTTGCAGCACAGAAAGATCCCAGCCGTTGGTGTTGACGAGCAGTTCGCCGTAGCCCTGCAGATAGGTTGCCAACCGCGCCACCGTCTTCTTCAGCCGGAGTTCCTCGGGCAGATGATCGCCGACGGTCGCAAAGCACGACCACACCTTCACGTCGTCGGGATTGCGGCCTGCCTGCTCCGCAGCGTCCTTGACGGTCTTCACCGCACGCTGCAAGGTCTCGGGCGTGAAGTAGGTGTGCAGAATGACGTCGTCGAACTCACGTCCGCCCAACGCCAACGTCCGCGGACCGAACGCCACGATCGCCAGCCGGATGTTCTCTTTGAAGTCCGGATCCAGGAACAGCAACTGGTACTTACCAATGGGCCCGTCGTGGTTGAAGATGAGTTCGCCCTGCCAGAGCCTGCGCATGACCTGCGCGAAATCCTCCATCTGTGCGGTCGTGACAGCCGGAACCCCGAAGGCGCTGTACATCGCCGCCACACCGCGGCCGATCCCCAACGTGAAGCGACCCTTCGACAGCCGGTGCATCGTGGTCGCGTATGAGCCGGTGATCAGCGGGTGGCGCGTGTTGTGATTGGTTGCGGCGGTGGCGATCTGCATTCGGTTGGTGACGGCCAGGGCGGCACCGGTCAGCGACGATGCTTCTTTGACGTTCCAGCGTTCGGAGATGAACCCGGTGCCGAAGCCCAGTTCCTCACCGCGGCGCGCCTCGTCCATCAGTCCGGCCGGTCCCTCACCGCCCGCACCGGCGAGAAGGTAGTAGCCCAGCTCATCGAGCACGCGTTCGCTCACGCCCAAACTCCTTGTTTGTAGCCGCAATTCCAGACTTCTGAGATTCTGCCATCGACAACGCGGAAGATCTCCATGCTGCTCACGGTCGTCTCCGTACCGTCCTTCAGCTTCATCGGTGACTGATAGACGATGGCAACGTGCTCGTTGTCTTCGCCCGCGACCACCAGGTTCAGGTCGAAGCGAATCGATTCGAACATGTCCCAGTGGTCCACGATGCGCGCGACGGCTTGATCGTGGGTGAGCGTCGTCGACTCGCCGACGTCGTGGCGAATCACGCTGTCGCCCATCAACTCCTCGGCAAGATCGAATCGCCGCTCGTTCCAGACGACGAGGTTGTACAGCTCGACCACCTCGCGGGCGGACCGGGTCATTCGAATACCTCCAGTGCTTGGATCTCGTCGATGGCGGCGAGCGCTCGATCGGTGAGCGTGAGGCACAGTCGGCGTGACCGTTCGGGCACGACTTCCCACGTGAGCAGGGCGACGACGGGCATCAGTACCAGGTACACCGCGGCGAGCCTGTAGTCGCGCCACGCGGCGTCGAATCCGTAATCGACTCCGCGGCCGGCCAGATGGCCCAGATACTCACGGAGCAGGGTCTCGTCCTGGCCGGTGCGGGTCTCGATGGGTAAACCCTGCGTGACCAGATAGGCCAGATCCGCAACGCCGGACCCGCGGGCGGCGAACTGGAAGTCCACCACTTTGAGTGCGTCGCCGTCGAAGAACAGATTGTCGGCGCGGATGTCACCGTGTATCAGCATGTCGTGTTGGGTCAACGCGGACAGCGCGGCGGGTGCGCGATCCGAGAAGTGCTCGAAGAACTCGACAAGCCCCGGCGGTACCGCACCATCGTTCTTCTCCAGGTACAACTGCCATCCGTAGCCGAAAGCCGGCACCATGGCTTCGCGGATCATCGGGTTGTCAATGCTCGGAAACTGTTCCAGCACATCTCGGTTGGCCGGTTGGCATGACCACGCGTGCAGTCCCGCCAGCGACTCGAGACATATTCGTGCCCGTTCCATCGACAGCCCCGCCAAGTGATCGGCGTTGTCCCAGCCGGCGAGGTCCTCGAGCAGCAGTACGAAGTCGACACCGTTGTCGGCGATCCGGGCGACATGTGCATCCGGGGTAGCCATCGGCGCGCGGCCGGCGATGTGCTGGTAGAAGGCGACCTCTCTGCGATAGCCGCCCATCAGATCCATCGCGCCACGCGCGTCGGATATCGCGGGCAGTTTCGCGATCACGGTCGCCGGGACGCCCTCGCCGGTCAGGTGCAGCCGGTACAGCAGCGACGAGAAGCCACTGTCCATGGCGATCTGCTCGGCGCGGACATCAGTGACCTCAGAGCCCAGCGCGTCGGTCAGCCATTGCGCGTTCACCGCTTCGATGCCGTCGGGAACCAGAGTCGTGCCCGCACTCACCACTGAGTCCCTCCGCACCATATTTGACGGAACGCAACTAACATAGTTGTCGCTCGTCTAATATGCAATGCGTGCCCTCTCCCAGTCGTGGCCTGACACAGCCGGAACGGGTCGAGATCTCGAGTCGGAGGCTGGTCGAGGCGGCAGCTGAGCTGATCGTCGAAAAGGGCTGGGAGGCAACGACAGCAGCGGAAATAGGTCGGCGGGCGGGCTACAGCAGAGCGATGGTCCATGCCCGGTACGGCAGTAAAGACGCAATTCTCGACGCGTTCTTCCTGCATGACTACGTCAAGCAACTCAGTCCCGACCCCGATCCCGACGCCACAGGGCTGCAGGAGGCTCTCGGTCACTTCGATCGAGTTCAGCGATTGTTCTCCGAGGACCAGGACTTCTTACGCGCGATGTTCGTCGCCACCTTCGAGGGAGTCAAGACGACTTCGCCGCTGCGACAGCGCGTTCAGCGTTGGCTCCAACGCGGCGTGGACAAGGTCGAGGCAGGGCTGCGACGGGGCGTCGACGACGGATCGGTTCGCAATGACGTCGACATCGACCGTGCCACCAGCGATCTCAGCGCGGCCATCTTCGGCGCTGCGTACCTGTGGACCGTGTTGGCCGATGGCTACGACCTCGATCGCGAGCTCGGATACATCCGCGATCGGTTCACTCGCGTGTACGGCTCGCCTGCTCGCTGACTCCACGCAGGAAGCGCTCGGAGGCCCGCTGGACACCTCCTGCGAAGAGGTGTCCGACATGGCTGCCCGGATGCCAGTACAACTCGCCGCCCCACCGTTCGTGCAACTGTTGCGCGGGATCGCGCATCGCCATGCGGTCGTGCCATGCGCCGACGATGAGACGTCTCGGCGGGGACGGAGTCGGCTCGACGTCGAGGTGATCGACGACGGATGCCACCGAAGCCACATCGTCGGACTGCAGCAGCTCGATGGTCTCACTAACCGACGGCCCCCACCGGCCGAGGTGCTGAGCGATCATCGAGTTCAGTCCGAAGATCGGTGTGTAAACCGCTACGCCGTCGACCTTTTCGAGATGTGCCACCAGCGCAGCGACCGGACTGCCCATGGACACTCCCGACACCGCGATCGCACTGGCCTGCGGCCGCAGCCATCGGACCACCGCGCGGACCTCCGAGACCACCCGCATCATTCCCGCGACATTGTTCAGCGGATCCATGTTGGGATACGCCGGCCACGAGTTTCGACGGGCACCGTGACCGGGTTGGACCGGGAGCGCGATGTTGAAGCCCAGTTCGTCCTGAATCCGGCGGGCGCGCGAGAACAACAGATCGATCGGTTGCCCTTGACCGGCGCCGTGCACCCACACCAGCCAGGGTCGCTGGTCCTCACCCGTACGGCACAGATGTACGACGGCGGTGGCGGGACCGCCGAGACCTTCGGCCGCCAGCGACTGCGGTAGCCGCGGATCATGGTCGAACCTCACCTGTTCATAGGCCAGGCGGCCGATCCGGCGCCGACGAACAGACTTGATTCGCAATGGTTCTGGCTCCGCGTTGGCCTCCGCAACGCTGAGGCCGGACAACTCGTCGACCGCCGCGGAACAGGCATCGATGGTCCGTTCGAGTTTGGGCGGCGGAGCGGTCAACGTCATGCCGGACAGGGCAAGTTCGTCGAGCACCACCTCACCGAGCTGACGGGCTCCTCGCTGCGACGCCGGTTTCCAGTCATTGGAGCCCGCGACCGCCGCGTGCGCCCGCGGCACGACTCCGGCGAAGTCGCGGCCGATGAGGCGGGCGCGTTCGGATGCCCTCATCCGAGCTTGAATCCGGTGTAGCCCGCATCGGCTATCTCGTCGCATCTCCTTCGATACTCCGGGATCCCGGCCGTGTAGCCCATGTACATTCGTTTCTTGCCGGGGACGTTGCCGCCGTTGTACCAGGAGCTGCACGACGGATCGACCAGAACGGTGGGCGCCACCAGCGCGGTGGTGTGCTCGATCCATTCGTGCTGCGCATCGGGCAGCGCCTCGATGGTGCGGTAGCCGTTGTCCCGCAGGTAGGCGATGCAGTCGCCGATCCACTCGATGTGCTGTTCCAGTGCCGCGACGAAATTCGTTGCCGCCGAGGGGCTTCCCGGAGCCTGCACGATGAACAAGTTCGGGAAACCCGCGACCGCTATCCCGAGATAGGTATACGGACCCTCGGAGCTCCAGAAATCCGCCAACGACAATCTGTCGCGGCCGTGGACGTTGATCCGGGTGAGCGCTCCCGTCATGGCATCGAAGCCGGTCGCGTAGATGATCACGTCGAGATCGTGATGCCCCTGTTCGGTACGGATGCCCGTCGGCGTGATCTCGACGATGGGTCCCTTGCGGAGGTCGACCAGCGTCACGTTGTCGCGGTTGAAGGTGTCGTAGTAACCCTGGTCGATGATCGGGCGCTTACAACCGAAAGGATGGCTCGGCGTCAGAGACGCCGCCGTTTCGGGATCCTTGACAATGCGGGCGACGGCCTCGCCGTAGAGTTTGGCAGCCATCCGGTTGGCTTCGATGTCGAAAAAGACGTCGCCCCAGCTGAGTGCGCCCATGACGCCCCCCTCTTCGATGGCACGCAGTTGCTCCTGCCGCGATGCCGCCTTCAACGGTGGCTTCGCCATCATGTCGAACAACACCGAGAAGGCGCTCAGCCGTGCCGCCCCGACCGCGTGTTGCCGCTGCGCGGCGCGGATTTCGGCGTAATTGGCCTTCAGCTCATCGAGCTCGCCGTCGTCGAACGGTCGCACCTCCCACGGCAAGGTGTAGGCCGGCGAGCGCTGGAAGACCGTGAGGTGCTCGGCCTCCTTCGCGACGACCGGAATCAGTTGGACTCCCGTCGAACCGGTGCCGATGACCCCGACCCGTTTACCCGACAGGTCGAAGCCCTCCTTCGGCCAGTGGCCGGTGAACAACGACGCTCCGGTGAACGTTTCCATCCCCGGAAAGTCGGGGTCGAGCGGCACGGACAAGATCCCCGACGCGGCGACGACGAACGAGGCCACCAGCGACTCGCCGGACTGAGTCTGGACCATCCACTCGCCCGCCGCCTCGTCGTACGTCATCGCGACGACGCGGGTGTTGAAGCGGATGTCGCGGCGCAGATCGAGTTTGTCGGCGACAAAGTGGAGGTACGCCTCGATCTCCGGCTGGGCGGGCATGGTCTCCGTCCACACCCACTCCTGCTGGATTTCGTCGGAGAAGCTGTAGGAGTACTCGATGCTTTCGATATCGCAGCGTGCGCCCGGATAACGGTTGAACAACCAGGTGCCGCCGACGTCTTCGGCTGCCTCGAGCACGAGGGTCCGTACTCCGAGTTCGCGTAACCGGTGCAACGCGTACAGGCCGGAGAATCCGGCGCCGATGACGATCGCATCGAATCGGGAAGGGCTGGGCTTGGTCACGTGTCGGCACCTCGTGTTCGCTCCGACGGGAGATACTGTAACGATTACAGTATCAGGGCGGACCTCCCCGGGTGACGGAACAGACGCCGATCAGCGGTCGGCGCCGGCCAACGTGCCCGCGCCTGCCATACGTTCCTGACGGCGCCGGTCGTAGTGCGCGGCCTTTTCCTCGACGAGGTCGAGGAAGGACGCCAATTCGTCTCGCGCACGCGACCCTTCGCCGTCGAGGTCGTCACGTTCGAACACCCGCCAGAAGCGCAACACGGGACGCACCACGTCGTCCAGATGCGAACGGAGATCGTAGATCCCCGCCTTGGCGATCGTCAGCGCGTTGTCGGCGAATCCGGGCATGGTGCTGCCCGGCATCTGGAAGTTGATGACCTCGCGGGCGACGGCGACCATTGTCGCGTTCGGCGCGATGTCGAATGCAGCTTCGACCAGATTCCGGTAGAAGACCATGTGCAGGTTCTCGTCGGTGGCCACCCGGGTGAGGAGTTGTTCTGCCACAGGACAACCGGACGCCTTACCAGTGTTGCGATGGCTGATCCGGGTCGCCAATTCCTGAAACGACACGTAGGCCAACGCCTCGAGCATCGTCTTGTCACCGGAGTCGTAGCCGGCCTTCATGTGCACCATGCGGCCCTGCTCGAGCGCCACCGGATCTACGCCTCGCGTGACGATGAGGTAGTCGCGTATTGCGATGCTGTGCCGCGCCTCTTCGGCCGTCCACTGACCGACCCATTGCCCCCACGGGCCGTCGGGACCGAATCGCAGCGCGATCTCACGGTGATAGGACGGCAGATTGTCCTCGGTCAAAAGATTGACGACCATCGCCGCCTTGGCCACGTCGTCGAGCGGCGAATCCTCGGGCACCCAGTCCTCACCGCCGAGCAGCGCGAAGTCGCGACCGCGGCTCCACGGCACGTAGTCGTGCGGATTCCAGGCTTTCGCGGCGGCGAGGTGGCGGTTGAGGTTGGCCTCGACCACCGGTTCCAGCTCTGTGAGTAGTGCACTTTGGGTTGTCGCCATCAAGACTCTCCCTACCTACGGCTACGTAACCTACGCTACCGTAGGTTAACGGAAAATCAAGACCGGAAAATGGGGACCGCATGCGGAGCCCCCGGGCTCGTCGCCGCAAGTCCAAATCGCCTAGCCGACAATTTGTTTCGCGCCGTTTGTAACGCCATGGCGTCAAACCCGCCGAAATCGCGCCATCTGGTTACACACGGTGAACCGTGCTCCCGCATTCCTGCAGACGGTTATTGTCGAAACCTCTACTGTAATATCTTCCGTTAGCTCGACTGTGCC
It encodes the following:
- a CDS encoding TIGR03857 family LLM class F420-dependent oxidoreductase — protein: MSERVLDELGYYLLAGAGGEGPAGLMDEARRGEELGFGTGFISERWNVKEASSLTGAALAVTNRMQIATAATNHNTRHPLITGSYATTMHRLSKGRFTLGIGRGVAAMYSAFGVPAVTTAQMEDFAQVMRRLWQGELIFNHDGPIGKYQLLFLDPDFKENIRLAIVAFGPRTLALGGREFDDVILHTYFTPETLQRAVKTVKDAAEQAGRNPDDVKVWSCFATVGDHLPEELRLKKTVARLATYLQGYGELLVNTNGWDLSVLQRFRDDAVVQSVAGGIDHKATAEQIEHIATLIPDEWLEPSATGSSRQCVDRIRKEFDYGADAVIMHGATPDELEPIVAEYRASDS
- a CDS encoding ester cyclase: MTRSAREVVELYNLVVWNERRFDLAEELMGDSVIRHDVGESTTLTHDQAVARIVDHWDMFESIRFDLNLVVAGEDNEHVAIVYQSPMKLKDGTETTVSSMEIFRVVDGRISEVWNCGYKQGVWA
- a CDS encoding phosphotransferase codes for the protein MVSAGTTLVPDGIEAVNAQWLTDALGSEVTDVRAEQIAMDSGFSSLLYRLHLTGEGVPATVIAKLPAISDARGAMDLMGGYRREVAFYQHIAGRAPMATPDAHVARIADNGVDFVLLLEDLAGWDNADHLAGLSMERARICLESLAGLHAWSCQPANRDVLEQFPSIDNPMIREAMVPAFGYGWQLYLEKNDGAVPPGLVEFFEHFSDRAPAALSALTQHDMLIHGDIRADNLFFDGDALKVVDFQFAARGSGVADLAYLVTQGLPIETRTGQDETLLREYLGHLAGRGVDYGFDAAWRDYRLAAVYLVLMPVVALLTWEVVPERSRRLCLTLTDRALAAIDEIQALEVFE
- a CDS encoding TetR/AcrR family transcriptional regulator; the encoded protein is MQCVPSPSRGLTQPERVEISSRRLVEAAAELIVEKGWEATTAAEIGRRAGYSRAMVHARYGSKDAILDAFFLHDYVKQLSPDPDPDATGLQEALGHFDRVQRLFSEDQDFLRAMFVATFEGVKTTSPLRQRVQRWLQRGVDKVEAGLRRGVDDGSVRNDVDIDRATSDLSAAIFGAAYLWTVLADGYDLDRELGYIRDRFTRVYGSPAR
- a CDS encoding alpha/beta hydrolase, translated to MRASERARLIGRDFAGVVPRAHAAVAGSNDWKPASQRGARQLGEVVLDELALSGMTLTAPPPKLERTIDACSAAVDELSGLSVAEANAEPEPLRIKSVRRRRIGRLAYEQVRFDHDPRLPQSLAAEGLGGPATAVVHLCRTGEDQRPWLVWVHGAGQGQPIDLLFSRARRIQDELGFNIALPVQPGHGARRNSWPAYPNMDPLNNVAGMMRVVSEVRAVVRWLRPQASAIAVSGVSMGSPVAALVAHLEKVDGVAVYTPIFGLNSMIAQHLGRWGPSVSETIELLQSDDVASVASVVDHLDVEPTPSPPRRLIVGAWHDRMAMRDPAQQLHERWGGELYWHPGSHVGHLFAGGVQRASERFLRGVSEQASRTRE
- a CDS encoding flavin-containing monooxygenase, which produces MTKPSPSRFDAIVIGAGFSGLYALHRLRELGVRTLVLEAAEDVGGTWLFNRYPGARCDIESIEYSYSFSDEIQQEWVWTETMPAQPEIEAYLHFVADKLDLRRDIRFNTRVVAMTYDEAAGEWMVQTQSGESLVASFVVAASGILSVPLDPDFPGMETFTGASLFTGHWPKEGFDLSGKRVGVIGTGSTGVQLIPVVAKEAEHLTVFQRSPAYTLPWEVRPFDDGELDELKANYAEIRAAQRQHAVGAARLSAFSVLFDMMAKPPLKAASRQEQLRAIEEGGVMGALSWGDVFFDIEANRMAAKLYGEAVARIVKDPETAASLTPSHPFGCKRPIIDQGYYDTFNRDNVTLVDLRKGPIVEITPTGIRTEQGHHDLDVIIYATGFDAMTGALTRINVHGRDRLSLADFWSSEGPYTYLGIAVAGFPNLFIVQAPGSPSAATNFVAALEQHIEWIGDCIAYLRDNGYRTIEALPDAQHEWIEHTTALVAPTVLVDPSCSSWYNGGNVPGKKRMYMGYTAGIPEYRRRCDEIADAGYTGFKLG
- a CDS encoding acyl-ACP desaturase, with the translated sequence MATTQSALLTELEPVVEANLNRHLAAAKAWNPHDYVPWSRGRDFALLGGEDWVPEDSPLDDVAKAAMVVNLLTEDNLPSYHREIALRFGPDGPWGQWVGQWTAEEARHSIAIRDYLIVTRGVDPVALEQGRMVHMKAGYDSGDKTMLEALAYVSFQELATRISHRNTGKASGCPVAEQLLTRVATDENLHMVFYRNLVEAAFDIAPNATMVAVAREVINFQMPGSTMPGFADNALTIAKAGIYDLRSHLDDVVRPVLRFWRVFERDDLDGEGSRARDELASFLDLVEEKAAHYDRRRQERMAGAGTLAGADR